One genomic window of Pseudomonas chlororaphis subsp. piscium includes the following:
- a CDS encoding ABC transporter permease subunit — translation MQDAGKPLMFSLEEQNQVGMRVSDKGQALFFDIDNGAELRRVDLPIPAGATVTAIGKDQPGSPLVVVGLSNGQALVFRHTYKVSYPDGKKTISPAIEYPYGETPIVLNEQGGALEHVNLNASDSALVVAGSSGAQLHVLQLTREENMMTGEVTSEQNRIELPQMTEPVKAMYIDPRQQWLYVINGRAQADVFSLRDKSLNGRYKLLEDANAEVTASTQLVGGISLIIGTSKGGLAQWFMARDPDGELRLKQIRTFQMGTTPIIEITAEERRKGFVALDASGKLGVFHSTAHRTLLVDQVVEGEGLFGLSPRANRVIVEAGGKLQPLVLDNPHPEVSWSALWSKVWYENYDEPKYVWQSTAANTDFEPKLSLSPLTFGTLKAAFYAMLLAAPLAVAAAIYTAYFMAPGMRRKVKPVIELMEAMPTVILGFFAGLFLAPYVEGHLPGIFSLLMLLPIGILVAGFVFSRLPESVRLKVPDGWESAILIPVIILVGWFSLYMSPFMENWFFGGDMRMWISHDLGITYDQRNALVVGLAMGFAVIPNIYSIAEDAVFSVPRGLTLGSLALGATPWQTMTRVVILTASPGIFSALMIGMGRAVGETMIVLMATGNTPVMEMNLFEGLRTLAANVAVEMPESEVGGSHYRVLFLSALVLLLFTFVMNTLAELIRQRLRKKYSSL, via the coding sequence ATGCAGGACGCCGGCAAGCCGCTGATGTTCTCCCTGGAAGAGCAGAACCAGGTCGGCATGCGGGTTTCCGACAAGGGCCAGGCGCTGTTCTTCGACATCGATAACGGTGCCGAGCTGCGCCGCGTCGACCTGCCGATTCCGGCCGGCGCTACGGTGACCGCCATCGGTAAGGATCAGCCGGGCAGCCCGCTGGTGGTGGTTGGCTTGTCCAACGGCCAGGCGCTGGTGTTCCGTCATACTTATAAGGTCAGCTACCCGGACGGCAAGAAAACCATCTCGCCGGCCATCGAATACCCCTACGGCGAAACCCCGATCGTGCTGAACGAGCAGGGCGGTGCCCTGGAGCACGTCAACCTCAACGCCAGCGATTCGGCGCTGGTGGTGGCCGGTTCCAGCGGCGCGCAATTGCATGTACTGCAACTGACCCGCGAAGAAAACATGATGACCGGCGAGGTCACCAGCGAGCAGAACCGCATCGAGCTGCCGCAGATGACCGAACCGGTCAAAGCCATGTACATCGACCCGCGCCAGCAGTGGTTGTACGTGATCAACGGGCGTGCCCAGGCCGACGTGTTCAGCCTGCGCGACAAGAGCCTCAACGGTCGCTACAAGCTGCTGGAGGATGCCAATGCCGAAGTGACCGCCAGCACCCAGTTGGTGGGCGGTATCTCGCTGATCATCGGTACCTCCAAGGGCGGACTGGCCCAGTGGTTCATGGCCCGCGACCCGGACGGCGAACTGCGCCTGAAGCAGATCCGGACCTTCCAGATGGGCACCACGCCGATCATCGAAATCACCGCCGAAGAGCGCCGCAAAGGCTTCGTCGCGCTGGACGCCTCGGGCAAGCTCGGCGTGTTCCACAGCACCGCGCACCGCACCCTGCTGGTGGACCAGGTGGTCGAGGGCGAAGGCCTGTTCGGCCTGTCGCCACGGGCCAACCGGGTGATCGTCGAAGCCGGCGGCAAGCTGCAACCGCTGGTGCTCGACAACCCGCACCCGGAAGTGTCCTGGAGCGCGCTGTGGAGCAAGGTCTGGTACGAGAACTACGACGAGCCTAAATACGTCTGGCAATCGACCGCGGCCAACACCGACTTCGAACCCAAGCTGAGCCTCTCGCCACTGACCTTCGGTACTTTGAAGGCGGCGTTCTACGCGATGTTGCTGGCGGCACCGCTGGCGGTTGCCGCGGCGATCTACACCGCTTACTTCATGGCTCCGGGCATGCGCCGCAAGGTCAAGCCGGTGATCGAACTGATGGAAGCGATGCCGACGGTGATCCTCGGCTTCTTCGCCGGCCTGTTCCTGGCGCCTTATGTCGAAGGCCATCTGCCGGGCATCTTCAGCCTGCTGATGCTGCTGCCGATCGGCATCCTGGTGGCCGGTTTCGTCTTCAGCCGCTTGCCTGAATCGGTGCGCCTCAAGGTGCCGGACGGCTGGGAAAGCGCGATCCTGATCCCGGTGATCATCCTGGTGGGCTGGTTCTCGCTGTACATGAGCCCATTCATGGAGAACTGGTTCTTCGGCGGCGACATGCGCATGTGGATCTCCCATGACCTGGGCATCACCTATGACCAACGCAACGCCCTGGTGGTTGGCCTGGCCATGGGTTTCGCGGTGATCCCGAACATCTACTCGATCGCCGAAGACGCCGTGTTCAGCGTGCCGCGCGGCCTTACCCTGGGCTCCCTGGCCCTGGGCGCGACCCCATGGCAGACCATGACCCGCGTGGTGATCCTCACCGCCAGCCCGGGCATCTTCTCGGCGCTGATGATCGGCATGGGCCGCGCGGTCGGCGAAACCATGATCGTGCTGATGGCCACCGGTAACACCCCGGTCATGGAAATGAACCTGTTCGAAGGCCTGCGCACCCTGGCGGCCAACGTCGCGGTGGAAATGCCGGAGTCGGAAGTCGGCGGCAGCCACTACCGCGTGCTGTTCCTCTCGGCGCTGGTGCTGCTGCTGTTCACCTTCGTCATGAACACCCTCGCCGAGCTGATCCGTCAGCGTCTGCGCAAGAAATACTCGTCGCTTTAA
- a CDS encoding phosphate ABC transporter substrate-binding protein PstS family protein — MKLKRLMAAMTFVAAGVATAHAVAAVDPAIPSYTKTTGVSGNLSSVGSDTLANLMTLWAEHYKKEYPNVNIQIQAAGSATAPPALTEGTSNLGPMSRKMKDTELAAFEQKYGYKPTAIPVAVDALAVFVHKDNPIQHLTMEQVDAIFSSTRLCGAKEDVKTWGDLGVKGDLANKPVQLFGRNSVSGTYGYFKEEALCKGDYKPNVNEQPGSASVVQSISSSLNGIGYSGIGYKTASVKTVALAKKGSSDFIEDTEENALNGKYPLSRFLYVYINKAPNKPLAPLEAEFVKLVLSKQGQEVVVKDGYIPLPAKVAAKALADLGLQEGAAVVKK, encoded by the coding sequence ATGAAACTGAAGCGTTTGATGGCGGCAATGACTTTTGTCGCTGCTGGCGTTGCGACTGCCCACGCGGTTGCCGCTGTTGACCCTGCTATCCCGAGCTACACCAAGACCACTGGTGTGTCGGGCAACCTGTCCAGCGTCGGCTCCGATACCCTGGCCAACCTCATGACCCTGTGGGCCGAGCACTACAAGAAAGAATACCCGAACGTAAACATCCAGATTCAGGCCGCTGGCTCCGCCACCGCGCCACCTGCGCTGACCGAAGGCACCTCCAACCTGGGCCCGATGAGCCGCAAGATGAAGGACACCGAACTGGCTGCCTTCGAGCAGAAGTACGGCTACAAGCCAACCGCCATCCCGGTTGCCGTGGACGCCCTGGCCGTGTTCGTGCACAAGGACAACCCGATCCAGCACCTGACCATGGAACAGGTTGACGCGATCTTCTCGTCGACCCGCCTGTGCGGCGCCAAGGAAGACGTCAAGACCTGGGGCGACCTGGGCGTGAAAGGCGACCTGGCCAACAAGCCAGTCCAGCTGTTCGGTCGTAACTCGGTATCCGGCACCTACGGCTACTTCAAGGAAGAAGCCCTGTGCAAAGGCGACTACAAGCCTAACGTCAACGAACAGCCAGGTTCGGCTTCGGTGGTTCAGTCCATCAGCTCCTCGCTGAACGGCATCGGCTACTCGGGCATTGGCTACAAGACCGCTAGCGTGAAGACCGTGGCCCTGGCCAAGAAAGGCAGCAGCGACTTCATCGAAGACACCGAAGAAAACGCCCTGAACGGCAAGTACCCGCTGTCCCGCTTCCTGTACGTGTACATCAACAAGGCCCCGAACAAGCCTCTGGCCCCGCTGGAAGCCGAGTTCGTGAAACTGGTTCTGTCGAAACAGGGCCAGGAAGTAGTGGTGAAAGACGGTTACATCCCACTGCCAGCCAAAGTCGCCGCCAAGGCACTGGCTGACCTGGGCCTGCAGGAAGGCGCTGCAGTCGTAAAGAAGTAA
- a CDS encoding MFS transporter has protein sequence MTTVPSSIAQPARPLTRNDYKTLSLSALGGALEFYDFIIFVFFATVVGKLFFPADMPEWLRLMQTFGIFAAGYLARPLGGIVMAHFGDLLGRKKMFTLSIFMMAVPTLIMGLLPTYAQIGMWAPILLLLMRVIQGAAIGGEVPGAWVFVSEHVPQRHIGYACGTLTSGLTAGILLGSLVATAINSIYTPGEVADYAWRIPFLLGGVFGLFSVYLRRWLHETPVFAELQLRKALAEEVPLRAVLRDHRSAIILSMLLTWLLSAGIIVVILMTPTVLQTVYHFTPTTALQANSLAIVFLSLGCVASGALADRFGAGRVFVFGSALLLATSWTFYHSLLDHPDWLFPLYALTGLLVGTIGAVPYVMVKAFPAVVRFSGLSFSYNLAYAIFGGLTPMVVTALLKESPMGPAYYVAIICSIGILVGLYLWKKGR, from the coding sequence ATGACCACTGTGCCTTCGAGCATCGCGCAGCCCGCTCGTCCGTTGACCCGCAACGACTACAAGACCCTGTCGCTGTCCGCCCTGGGTGGCGCGCTGGAGTTCTACGACTTCATCATTTTCGTGTTCTTCGCCACGGTGGTCGGCAAGCTGTTCTTCCCGGCGGACATGCCCGAGTGGCTGCGCCTGATGCAGACCTTCGGCATCTTCGCCGCCGGTTATCTGGCCCGGCCTCTGGGCGGGATCGTCATGGCGCACTTCGGTGATCTGCTCGGGCGCAAGAAGATGTTCACCCTGAGCATTTTCATGATGGCGGTGCCGACCCTGATCATGGGCCTGCTGCCGACCTACGCGCAGATCGGCATGTGGGCGCCGATCCTGTTGCTGCTGATGCGGGTGATCCAGGGCGCGGCCATCGGCGGTGAAGTGCCGGGCGCCTGGGTGTTCGTTTCCGAGCATGTACCGCAGCGGCATATCGGCTACGCCTGCGGCACCCTGACCTCGGGCCTGACCGCGGGCATCCTCCTGGGCTCGCTGGTGGCCACCGCGATCAACAGCATCTATACCCCGGGCGAAGTCGCCGATTACGCCTGGCGGATTCCGTTCCTGCTGGGCGGCGTGTTCGGCCTGTTCTCGGTGTACCTGCGCCGCTGGCTGCACGAAACCCCGGTGTTCGCCGAGCTGCAATTGCGCAAGGCGTTGGCCGAGGAAGTGCCGCTGCGCGCGGTGCTGCGCGACCACCGCAGCGCGATCATTCTCTCGATGCTGCTGACCTGGCTGCTGTCCGCCGGGATCATCGTGGTGATCCTGATGACTCCGACCGTGCTGCAGACGGTCTATCACTTCACCCCGACCACCGCGTTGCAGGCCAACAGCCTGGCGATCGTGTTCCTCAGCCTGGGGTGCGTGGCGTCCGGCGCGCTGGCCGACCGTTTTGGCGCCGGCCGGGTGTTCGTGTTCGGCAGCGCGCTGCTGCTGGCGACTTCCTGGACCTTCTACCACAGCCTGCTGGATCACCCGGACTGGCTGTTCCCGCTGTACGCGCTGACCGGCCTGCTGGTGGGCACCATCGGCGCGGTGCCTTATGTGATGGTCAAGGCCTTCCCGGCGGTGGTGCGCTTTAGCGGCCTGTCGTTTTCCTACAACCTGGCCTACGCGATCTTCGGTGGCCTGACGCCGATGGTGGTGACCGCGCTGCTCAAGGAGAGCCCGATGGGCCCGGCCTATTATGTTGCAATTATTTGCAGCATCGGGATCCTGGTCGGCCTGTACCTGTGGAAAAAGGGCCGCTGA
- a CDS encoding acyl-CoA thioesterase has translation MIELEQEDPIPQGDLALQITALPRETNGFGDIFGGWLVAQMDLAGTAMASRVAGGRVATVAIDRMAFLVPVAVGAQLSFYTQTLEIGRSSIQMMVEVWSDDPLSSEWRKVTEAVFVFVAIDGSGRTRSVPPRAR, from the coding sequence ATGATAGAGCTCGAACAAGAAGATCCGATCCCGCAAGGCGACCTGGCCCTGCAAATCACCGCGCTTCCCCGCGAAACCAACGGCTTTGGCGATATTTTCGGCGGCTGGCTGGTGGCCCAGATGGACCTGGCGGGTACCGCCATGGCCAGTCGCGTGGCCGGCGGACGTGTCGCCACCGTCGCCATCGACCGCATGGCGTTCCTGGTGCCGGTAGCGGTCGGCGCGCAGCTTTCCTTTTATACCCAGACCCTGGAAATCGGTCGCAGCTCGATCCAGATGATGGTCGAGGTCTGGAGCGACGATCCGCTGTCCAGCGAATGGCGCAAGGTCACCGAGGCAGTGTTCGTGTTCGTTGCCATCGACGGCAGCGGCCGCACCCGCTCGGTTCCGCCCAGAGCCCGTTAA
- a CDS encoding D-hexose-6-phosphate mutarotase, with translation MPTPHVETVKLDELNCWRIRHGQAELLVAQQGAHILSYQLAGQPPLIWLNDEAVFKTGKSIRAGVPVCWPWFGNFARNPQSVQAMRQSSEPAGAHGLVRATDWELLGIEAEGESLLVELQLPIPEGGLPGWPHQVELKLSIRLDDQLHINLTSHNLGDHSVSISQALHSYFAVSDVRKVHVEGLDGLNYIETLDDWKTRQQSGDLHFSGETDRIYLDPPPQLSIVDPAWERRIQLTSNGSRSAVIWNPWIARAEQFSDMANDGWQRMLCIETANVMDDVVTLAPGASHTLGVSVTSVAL, from the coding sequence ATGCCTACCCCTCACGTTGAAACGGTGAAACTGGATGAACTGAACTGCTGGCGCATCCGCCACGGTCAGGCCGAACTGCTGGTGGCCCAGCAAGGCGCGCACATCCTCAGCTATCAATTGGCCGGGCAACCGCCGCTGATCTGGCTCAACGACGAGGCGGTGTTCAAGACCGGCAAAAGCATTCGCGCCGGCGTTCCGGTGTGCTGGCCGTGGTTCGGCAATTTCGCGCGCAACCCGCAAAGCGTCCAGGCCATGCGCCAAAGCAGCGAGCCGGCCGGGGCCCACGGCCTGGTCCGCGCCACCGACTGGGAACTGCTGGGTATCGAGGCCGAAGGCGAAAGCCTGCTGGTGGAACTGCAACTGCCGATCCCCGAAGGCGGGCTGCCAGGCTGGCCGCACCAGGTCGAGCTGAAGCTGAGCATCCGCCTCGACGACCAGCTGCACATCAACCTCACCAGCCACAACTTGGGTGACCACAGCGTCAGCATCAGCCAGGCGCTGCACAGCTACTTCGCGGTCAGCGATGTGCGCAAGGTGCATGTCGAAGGGCTGGATGGCCTGAATTACATCGAGACCCTGGATGACTGGAAGACCCGGCAGCAGTCCGGCGACCTGCATTTCAGCGGCGAGACCGACCGTATCTACCTCGACCCACCACCACAACTGAGCATCGTCGACCCGGCCTGGGAGCGACGCATCCAGCTGACCAGCAACGGCTCGCGCTCGGCGGTGATCTGGAACCCCTGGATCGCCCGCGCCGAGCAGTTCAGCGACATGGCCAACGATGGCTGGCAACGCATGTTGTGCATCGAGACCGCCAACGTGATGGATGACGTGGTGACCCTGGCGCCGGGCGCCAGCCATACCCTGGGTGTGAGCGTTACCAGCGTAGCGCTGTAA
- a CDS encoding DUF3299 domain-containing protein: MRRLLLTLVLLGSGLAHAGELPETDWLELMPKSDQKALEQMPEIDHNSPEANGTFTEKGGLKQSKGLPAVMYSTKTVPAMNGKDIRIGGYPVPLESDAKGRSTLFFLVPYPGACIHVPPPPPNQLVLVRFPKGVKLDDIYTPLWVTGHLKVETVSNDLADAAYALDAQKVRVVQESDL, encoded by the coding sequence ATGCGCCGTCTTCTGTTGACTCTTGTTCTGCTGGGCTCAGGCCTGGCCCATGCCGGTGAACTGCCGGAAACCGACTGGCTCGAACTGATGCCCAAGTCGGACCAGAAAGCCCTCGAGCAAATGCCGGAAATCGATCACAACTCCCCCGAAGCCAATGGCACCTTTACCGAAAAGGGTGGCCTGAAGCAGAGCAAGGGGTTGCCGGCGGTGATGTATTCGACCAAGACCGTGCCGGCCATGAACGGCAAGGACATCCGTATCGGTGGTTATCCGGTGCCGCTGGAGTCCGATGCCAAGGGGCGCAGCACGCTGTTTTTCCTCGTGCCTTACCCGGGCGCCTGCATCCACGTGCCGCCACCGCCGCCCAATCAGCTGGTGCTGGTACGCTTCCCCAAGGGCGTGAAGCTGGACGATATCTACACGCCGCTATGGGTGACCGGCCACCTGAAGGTCGAGACGGTCAGCAACGACCTGGCCGACGCGGCCTATGCGCTGGATGCGCAGAAAGTGCGGGTGGTGCAGGAGTCGGATCTGTAA
- a CDS encoding GlsB/YeaQ/YmgE family stress response membrane protein — protein MGIIGTIFIGLIVGLLARFLKPGDDSMGWIMTILLGIGGSLAATYGGQALGIYQAGQGAGFIGALVGAIVLLVIYGLVKKN, from the coding sequence ATGGGAATTATCGGAACCATCTTTATCGGCTTGATCGTTGGCCTGCTGGCCCGCTTCCTGAAACCGGGCGATGACAGCATGGGCTGGATCATGACCATCCTGCTCGGTATCGGCGGTTCGCTGGCGGCCACCTACGGCGGCCAGGCCCTGGGCATCTACCAGGCGGGCCAGGGCGCGGGCTTCATCGGTGCGCTGGTTGGCGCGATCGTGCTGCTGGTGATTTACGGCCTGGTCAAAAAGAACTGA